A genomic segment from Neodiprion lecontei isolate iyNeoLeco1 chromosome 1, iyNeoLeco1.1, whole genome shotgun sequence encodes:
- the LOC107216566 gene encoding carbohydrate sulfotransferase 11 isoform X5 has protein sequence MKKWSVIRLTSLIGGLAAITSIVTIIFLIKKIEGDYTRDAVKPHQTDSHELRLLLDEANRDNNRRISTVEETCKRRHLGRYQDRNFESFYKHPPAPQYTVFFIDMVHNLSYCPVYKAGSTTWFYNLCLLNGIPEEALANSSGQISIIARSVLPEMELSEAVEVLEKSRKLLVVRHPFERLLSAYRDKLENSVAGREHGTLHFYKKYGSKIVAKFRDERIAPPRSDQVIRPKDIPPPAGIEPTWREFVQYLIHTDLASYGDDHWMPYYLFCTPCLIRFNIIAKRT, from the exons GCTGACGAGCTTGATAGGAGGACTGGCAGCTATCACTAGCAttgttacaattatttttctcatcaaaaaaatcgaaggaGACTATACAAGAGATGCAGTCAAGCCCCATCAAACAGACAGCCATGAGCTAAGATTGCTTTTG GATGAAGCCAACAGAGATAATAACCGCAGAATTTCTACGGTGGAAGAAACTTGCAAACGTCGCCATTTGGGTCGGTATCAGGATCGGAACTTCGAATCTTTCTACAAACATCCGCCAGCTCCACAGTATACAGTCTTCTTCATTGACAT GGTACACAACTTATCTTACTGCCCAGTATACAAGGCTGGAAGTACCACATGGTTTTACAATTTATGTTTGCTGAATGGAATCCCGGAAGAAGCACTAGCTAACAGCAGTGGACAGATTTCGATAATCGCACGAAGCGTCCTACCGGAAATGGAATTATCAGAGGCCGTAGAG gTTTTGGAAAAAAGTCGCAAACTGCTTGTGGTTCGACACCCTTTTGAACGTTTGCTCAGCGCATATCGCGATAAACTGGAAAATTCTGTGGCGGGCAGGGAACATGGGACTCTTCACTTTTATAAGAAATACGGATCCAAGATTGTCGCAAAATTTCGAG atgAGAGAATTGCACCTCCAAGATCTGATCAGGTAATCAGACCGAAGGACATTCCTCCTCCCGCAGGAATAGAGCCAACGTGGAGAGAGTTTGTCCAATATTTAATCCACACGGATTTGGCTAGTTATGGAGATGATCATTGGATGCCTTATTATCTATTTTGTACCCCGTGCTTGATCAGGTTTAACATCATCGCAAAG AGAACATAA
- the LOC107216566 gene encoding carbohydrate sulfotransferase 11 isoform X4: MKKWSVIRLTSLIGGLAAITSIVTIIFLIKKIEGDYTRDAVKPHQTDSHELRLLLDEANRDNNRRISTVEETCKRRHLGRYQDRNFESFYKHPPAPQYTVFFIDMVHNLSYCPVYKAGSTTWFYNLCLLNGIPEEALANSSGQISIIARSVLPEMELSEAVEVLEKSRKLLVVRHPFERLLSAYRDKLENSVAGREHGTLHFYKKYGSKIVAKFRDERIAPPRSDQVIRPKDIPPPAGIEPTWREFVQYLIHTDLASYGDDHWMPYYLFCTPCLIRFNIIAKLLLPCHEQFITINLM, translated from the exons GCTGACGAGCTTGATAGGAGGACTGGCAGCTATCACTAGCAttgttacaattatttttctcatcaaaaaaatcgaaggaGACTATACAAGAGATGCAGTCAAGCCCCATCAAACAGACAGCCATGAGCTAAGATTGCTTTTG GATGAAGCCAACAGAGATAATAACCGCAGAATTTCTACGGTGGAAGAAACTTGCAAACGTCGCCATTTGGGTCGGTATCAGGATCGGAACTTCGAATCTTTCTACAAACATCCGCCAGCTCCACAGTATACAGTCTTCTTCATTGACAT GGTACACAACTTATCTTACTGCCCAGTATACAAGGCTGGAAGTACCACATGGTTTTACAATTTATGTTTGCTGAATGGAATCCCGGAAGAAGCACTAGCTAACAGCAGTGGACAGATTTCGATAATCGCACGAAGCGTCCTACCGGAAATGGAATTATCAGAGGCCGTAGAG gTTTTGGAAAAAAGTCGCAAACTGCTTGTGGTTCGACACCCTTTTGAACGTTTGCTCAGCGCATATCGCGATAAACTGGAAAATTCTGTGGCGGGCAGGGAACATGGGACTCTTCACTTTTATAAGAAATACGGATCCAAGATTGTCGCAAAATTTCGAG atgAGAGAATTGCACCTCCAAGATCTGATCAGGTAATCAGACCGAAGGACATTCCTCCTCCCGCAGGAATAGAGCCAACGTGGAGAGAGTTTGTCCAATATTTAATCCACACGGATTTGGCTAGTTATGGAGATGATCATTGGATGCCTTATTATCTATTTTGTACCCCGTGCTTGATCAGGTTTAACATCATCGCAAAG TTACTTCTTCCTTGCCACGAACAATTCATCACGATCAATCTGATGTGA